Proteins encoded together in one Thermomonospora curvata DSM 43183 window:
- the recD2 gene encoding SF1B family DNA helicase RecD2 yields MADVDERRPLPEAVASGAVRGESVLEGVLERITFVNEETGYTIARIATERSGNELLTVVGPLHGAQVGESLRLRGRWTSHAKYGRQFQVHSFTTVLPATVQGLRRYLGSGLIKGIGPTMAERMVDHFGTDILRVIEEEPERLTEVYGLGPKRMRRIAEAWEEQKAIKEVMVFLSEVGVSTSLAVRIYKTYGDDAIEVVRKEPYRLAADVWGIGFKTADTIAQAVGIPHDSPERIKAGLRYTLSQAADAGHCYLPEPNLLSETAKILQVDAEQVGPCLEELVAEEGVVRETVRTTGGNQVPAVYLLPFYRAECSLAAALLGLLRCDADRLAAFGDVDWEAALGWLARRTGQQLADEQRQAVQLALTRKVAVLTGGPGCGKSFTVRSVVELAKAKKATVLLVAPTGRAAKRLAELTGHEASTVHRLLELQPGGDPKYDRDHPLQADLVVVDECSMLDLVLANKLVKAIPPGAHLLLVGDVDQLPSVGAGEVLRDLLAADVIPHVRLTKIFRQAQQSGIVVNAHKINAGRPPALTGFSDFFWFGCEPPADSGLNPAEETAKLVVDIVARRIPARFGLDPRRDVQVLTPMHRGPAGAASLNALLQEALTPYREGVPERRHGGRVFRPGDKVTQLRNNYDKGKAGIFNGTVGVVTGLSLEDGTLTVVTDEDETVDYDFAELDELAHAYAVTIHRSQGSEYPAVVVPITMSAWTMLQRNLLYTAVTRARKLVVLVGSRRALAVAVRTPGTGRRHTALAHRLQPAPLPE; encoded by the coding sequence ATGGCCGACGTGGATGAGCGGCGTCCCTTGCCCGAGGCTGTTGCGTCCGGGGCGGTGCGGGGCGAGTCGGTGCTGGAAGGGGTGCTGGAGCGCATCACCTTCGTCAACGAGGAGACCGGGTACACCATCGCGCGCATCGCCACCGAGCGGTCGGGGAATGAGCTGCTGACCGTGGTGGGGCCGCTGCATGGGGCCCAGGTCGGCGAAAGCCTGCGGCTGCGGGGGCGGTGGACCTCCCATGCCAAGTACGGGCGGCAGTTTCAGGTGCACTCGTTCACCACGGTGCTGCCGGCCACCGTCCAGGGGCTGCGGCGGTACCTGGGATCGGGGCTGATCAAGGGGATCGGGCCGACGATGGCCGAGCGGATGGTCGATCACTTCGGGACCGACATCCTGCGGGTCATCGAAGAGGAGCCCGAGCGGCTGACCGAGGTGTACGGGCTGGGGCCCAAGCGGATGCGGCGGATCGCCGAGGCCTGGGAAGAGCAGAAGGCCATCAAAGAGGTGATGGTGTTCCTGTCGGAGGTGGGGGTGTCCACCTCCCTGGCGGTCCGCATCTACAAGACTTACGGGGACGACGCCATCGAGGTGGTGCGCAAGGAGCCCTACCGGCTGGCCGCCGATGTGTGGGGCATCGGGTTCAAGACCGCCGACACCATCGCCCAGGCGGTCGGCATTCCGCACGACAGCCCGGAGCGGATCAAGGCCGGGTTGCGGTACACGCTCTCGCAGGCCGCCGACGCCGGGCACTGCTACCTGCCGGAGCCGAACCTGCTGAGTGAGACCGCCAAGATCCTCCAGGTGGACGCCGAGCAGGTCGGGCCCTGCCTGGAGGAGCTGGTCGCCGAGGAAGGGGTGGTGCGGGAGACGGTGCGCACCACCGGCGGCAACCAGGTCCCGGCGGTGTATCTGCTGCCGTTTTACCGGGCCGAATGTTCGCTGGCCGCGGCGCTGCTGGGGCTGCTGCGCTGCGATGCCGACCGGCTGGCCGCCTTCGGCGATGTGGACTGGGAGGCGGCGCTGGGCTGGCTGGCCCGGCGCACCGGGCAGCAGCTGGCCGACGAGCAGCGGCAGGCGGTGCAGCTGGCGCTCACCCGCAAGGTCGCGGTGCTGACCGGTGGACCGGGCTGCGGCAAGAGCTTCACCGTCCGGTCGGTGGTGGAGCTGGCCAAGGCCAAGAAGGCCACCGTGCTGCTGGTCGCCCCCACCGGCCGCGCCGCCAAGCGGCTGGCGGAGCTGACCGGGCACGAGGCCTCCACCGTGCACCGGCTGCTGGAGCTGCAGCCCGGCGGGGACCCCAAGTACGACCGCGACCACCCGCTCCAGGCCGACCTGGTCGTGGTGGACGAGTGCTCCATGCTGGATCTCGTCCTGGCCAACAAGCTCGTCAAGGCCATCCCGCCCGGGGCGCACCTGCTGCTGGTGGGGGATGTGGACCAGCTCCCCTCGGTGGGCGCCGGGGAGGTGCTGCGCGACCTGCTGGCCGCCGATGTCATCCCGCACGTGCGGCTGACGAAGATCTTCCGGCAGGCCCAGCAGTCGGGGATCGTGGTCAACGCCCACAAGATCAATGCGGGGCGGCCGCCGGCACTGACCGGTTTTTCGGACTTCTTCTGGTTCGGCTGCGAGCCGCCCGCCGATTCGGGCCTGAACCCGGCCGAGGAGACCGCCAAGCTGGTGGTCGATATCGTGGCCCGCCGCATCCCGGCCCGTTTCGGGCTGGACCCCCGCCGTGACGTGCAGGTCCTCACCCCCATGCACCGGGGTCCGGCGGGCGCCGCCAGCCTCAACGCCCTGCTGCAGGAGGCGCTCACCCCTTACCGGGAGGGCGTCCCCGAGCGCCGCCACGGCGGCCGGGTGTTCCGGCCCGGCGACAAGGTCACCCAGTTGCGCAACAACTATGACAAGGGCAAGGCGGGGATCTTCAACGGCACCGTCGGCGTCGTCACCGGGCTGTCTTTGGAGGACGGCACCCTCACCGTCGTCACCGACGAGGACGAAACCGTCGACTACGACTTCGCCGAGCTCGATGAGCTCGCCCACGCGTATGCGGTGACCATCCACCGCTCTCAAGGCAGCGAATATCCGGCGGTGGTCGTCCCCATCACCATGAGCGCCTGGACGATGCTGCAGCGCAACCTGCTGTACACGGCCGTCACCCGGGCGCGCAAGCTCGTCGTTTTGGTCGGGTCCCGCCGCGCCCTGGCCGTCGCCGTCCGCACGCCGGGAACGGGCCGCCGCCACACCGCGCTCGCCCACCGGCTCCAGCCGGCCCCGCTTCCTGAGTGA
- a CDS encoding helix-turn-helix domain-containing protein, which translates to MARLGRRATYEERLEICRRIESGESPDAVAAQSGLGRSTVFGWWRAYRRGGSAALRTRPTPGPPPSLSDAHGSAPCPWTPRPAKEAQYGRAPVCSASSRGSSAFTCRR; encoded by the coding sequence ATGGCGAGATTGGGGCGCAGGGCGACCTACGAGGAAAGGCTGGAGATCTGCCGGCGCATCGAATCCGGGGAATCACCCGATGCGGTCGCAGCGCAGTCCGGTTTAGGCCGCTCCACGGTGTTCGGCTGGTGGCGGGCCTACCGGCGGGGCGGTTCGGCAGCGCTGCGGACCAGGCCGACCCCCGGGCCGCCGCCCAGCCTGAGCGACGCCCACGGCTCCGCTCCCTGCCCGTGGACGCCCCGTCCCGCGAAGGAAGCGCAATATGGACGCGCACCAGTGTGCAGCGCCTCATCAAGAGGGTCTTCGGCGTTCACCTGTCGCCGGTGA
- a CDS encoding winged helix-turn-helix domain-containing protein yields MDAPSREGSAIWTRTSVQRLIKRVFGVHLSPVSVGRLLERIGIPQVNALTRFKEAEAAGRWPAGTLAAVREQVRAGFAVHYLWVGPLPAYPPAPAPAGTLVTAGGGRAELRFRASRGESGTAAFLHMCRVLVEETRSPATLVAESGPASLAPEVTRFFASAKGRLSLLPSLAELADETFQNGFGRLSFGGRGVRLRALHDRLLQQRPAGECRSASAGAPLAAGDR; encoded by the coding sequence GTGGACGCCCCGTCCCGCGAAGGAAGCGCAATATGGACGCGCACCAGTGTGCAGCGCCTCATCAAGAGGGTCTTCGGCGTTCACCTGTCGCCGGTGAGCGTCGGCCGGCTCCTGGAACGGATCGGCATACCGCAGGTCAATGCGCTCACCCGGTTCAAAGAGGCGGAGGCCGCCGGGCGATGGCCCGCCGGGACCCTCGCCGCCGTCCGAGAGCAGGTGCGTGCCGGGTTCGCCGTCCACTATCTGTGGGTCGGTCCGCTGCCCGCCTACCCGCCCGCCCCCGCTCCCGCCGGGACCTTGGTCACCGCCGGCGGAGGGCGTGCGGAACTGCGGTTCCGCGCCTCGAGGGGGGAAAGCGGCACCGCCGCGTTCCTGCACATGTGCCGGGTCCTGGTGGAGGAGACCAGGTCCCCGGCGACGCTGGTCGCCGAAAGCGGCCCCGCCTCGCTGGCGCCGGAGGTGACCAGGTTCTTCGCCTCCGCAAAGGGACGGCTGTCCTTGCTGCCCTCCCTTGCCGAACTTGCCGATGAGACGTTCCAGAACGGATTCGGCCGGTTGTCTTTTGGGGGACGTGGCGTGCGACTCCGCGCACTCCACGACCGTCTTCTTCAACAACGGCCGGCGGGTGAGTGTCGGTCAGCTTCAGCTGGCGCTCCGCTCGCTGCGGGAGACCGATAG
- a CDS encoding ABC transporter permease → MTPAARPAPALGRMLTDVVGLLAQSLLVFAVAVLMGFRVSLPGALLILGVMVLLGLLVASFSYALALTLRDETAFSSLVNFVTLPLILLSGMLVPLSYAPAWMEAAGAANPLRYAVDAVRALARGDLAAPDVPQAFLVLALLTALTVTWAARGFRRVVP, encoded by the coding sequence GTGACCCCGGCCGCCAGGCCGGCGCCGGCCCTGGGGCGGATGCTCACCGACGTGGTCGGCCTGCTGGCACAGTCACTGCTGGTCTTCGCCGTGGCGGTGCTGATGGGGTTTCGCGTGAGCCTTCCCGGCGCCCTCCTCATCCTGGGCGTCATGGTCTTGCTCGGGCTGCTGGTCGCCTCGTTCTCCTACGCGCTGGCCCTCACCCTCCGGGACGAGACGGCCTTCAGCTCCCTGGTCAACTTCGTGACGCTGCCGCTGATCCTGCTTTCGGGGATGCTGGTTCCCCTGTCCTATGCACCGGCCTGGATGGAGGCCGCGGGAGCGGCCAACCCGCTCCGCTATGCGGTCGACGCGGTCCGGGCACTGGCCCGCGGCGACCTTGCCGCACCCGACGTTCCGCAGGCGTTCCTCGTGCTGGCCCTTCTCACGGCCCTCACCGTCACCTGGGCCGCCCGCGGCTTCCGGCGCGTCGTCCCCTGA
- a CDS encoding ATP-binding cassette domain-containing protein encodes MLDGIDVTVSHRSRMVVVGENGRGKTMLLRVLSGDLAPDAGRVGRAGTVGMVHQALGARAGETVGTLVAESIRPAQQALRALDLAIEDLEKGEDDADARYTAALEAATRLDAWDAERRVDIALQGLGACTDRDRRLATLSVGERYRVRARREPRHPAAG; translated from the coding sequence GTGCTGGACGGCATCGACGTGACGGTCTCTCACCGGTCGCGGATGGTCGTCGTGGGTGAGAACGGCCGGGGCAAGACGATGCTGCTGCGCGTGCTGTCCGGTGACCTGGCACCCGATGCGGGACGGGTCGGACGCGCCGGCACGGTGGGCATGGTCCACCAGGCGCTCGGCGCCCGCGCCGGGGAGACCGTCGGGACCCTGGTCGCCGAGTCGATCCGTCCCGCACAGCAGGCCCTGCGCGCGCTGGACCTGGCCATCGAGGATCTGGAAAAGGGCGAGGACGACGCGGACGCCCGCTATACGGCCGCGCTGGAGGCCGCGACGCGCCTGGACGCCTGGGACGCCGAACGCCGGGTCGACATCGCCCTCCAAGGGCTCGGCGCATGCACCGACCGGGACCGCCGGCTCGCCACACTGTCGGTCGGTGAGCGCTACCGCGTGCGTGCTCGGCGCGAGCCACGACATCCTGCTGCTGGATGA
- a CDS encoding FAD-binding oxidoreductase translates to MARPTVEQLREQARGRVITPGDAGYEEARKVYNAMIDRRPRVIVQCADAGDVMAAVDFARENELGLSVRGGSHSVPGFGTNDDGVVIDLSARMRGVRVEPHTQTARAEGGCTWGDFNHATHAFGLATTGGIISTTGIAGLTLGGGIGHLSRGLGLSADNLISADVVTADGRFLEASEKEHEDLFWALRGGGGNFGVVTSFEYRLHPVADVYAGIFFFPLERTRDVLEFYRDFIATAPEELGVFPAFQIAPPLPFVPESEHGKPLCALVSCWAGPLEQGEGALAPLRDVAPPAAELRTPMPYPVLNSAFDDLVPYGLQHYWKASFASELTDGAIAAHLQHGPRVPVVNSTVHIYPINGACHRVPPGATAFGHRDATFATVIAGMWPDPARNDANIRWVREYHRALEPHSGPGGYVNFMSGDDDHRVRDNYGGNYDRLVAVKKKYDPDNLFRMNQNIAPAA, encoded by the coding sequence ATGGCCAGACCCACCGTAGAGCAGTTGCGCGAGCAGGCGCGCGGCCGGGTGATCACCCCGGGCGACGCCGGCTATGAGGAGGCCCGCAAGGTCTACAACGCCATGATCGACCGCCGGCCGCGCGTCATCGTCCAGTGCGCCGACGCCGGGGATGTCATGGCGGCCGTGGACTTCGCGCGGGAGAACGAGCTCGGTCTTTCCGTGCGCGGCGGCTCCCACAGCGTTCCGGGGTTCGGCACCAACGACGACGGTGTCGTGATCGACCTTTCGGCGCGGATGCGCGGCGTCCGCGTGGAACCGCACACGCAGACCGCCCGGGCCGAGGGAGGGTGCACCTGGGGCGACTTCAACCACGCCACCCATGCGTTCGGCCTGGCCACCACGGGCGGGATCATCTCCACCACGGGCATCGCCGGGCTCACCCTCGGCGGCGGGATCGGCCATCTGAGCCGTGGCCTGGGCCTGTCGGCGGACAATCTGATCTCCGCCGACGTCGTCACCGCAGACGGGCGTTTCCTGGAGGCCAGCGAGAAGGAGCATGAGGACCTGTTCTGGGCGCTGCGCGGCGGGGGCGGGAACTTCGGCGTGGTGACCTCGTTCGAATACCGGCTGCACCCGGTCGCGGACGTCTATGCGGGCATCTTCTTCTTCCCGCTGGAGCGGACGCGCGATGTGCTGGAGTTCTACCGCGACTTCATCGCCACGGCTCCGGAGGAGCTGGGCGTGTTCCCGGCCTTCCAGATCGCCCCGCCGCTGCCGTTCGTTCCCGAATCAGAGCACGGCAAGCCGCTTTGTGCTCTCGTCTCGTGCTGGGCGGGGCCGCTGGAGCAGGGGGAAGGCGCGCTGGCCCCGCTCCGTGACGTGGCGCCCCCGGCCGCCGAGCTGCGCACGCCGATGCCCTATCCGGTGCTCAACAGCGCCTTCGACGATCTCGTCCCGTACGGGCTGCAGCACTACTGGAAGGCCTCGTTCGCTTCGGAGCTGACCGACGGCGCCATCGCCGCGCACCTGCAGCACGGGCCGCGGGTGCCGGTCGTCAACTCCACCGTCCACATCTACCCGATCAACGGGGCCTGCCATCGCGTCCCGCCGGGGGCCACGGCCTTCGGGCACCGGGACGCGACCTTCGCGACCGTGATCGCCGGGATGTGGCCCGATCCGGCCCGTAACGACGCCAACATCCGCTGGGTGCGGGAGTACCACCGGGCGTTGGAGCCGCATTCCGGACCGGGCGGTTACGTCAACTTCATGTCCGGCGACGACGATCACCGCGTCCGCGACAACTACGGGGGCAATTACGACCGGCTCGTCGCGGTCAAGAAGAAGTACGACCCGGACAACCTCTTCCGGATGAACCAGAACATCGCGCCCGCCGCCTGA
- a CDS encoding RNA-binding S4 domain-containing protein, whose protein sequence is MADEEGSVRVDVWLWSVRLVKTRSQATAACRAGHVRVNDVRVKPASPVRPGDEVRLRLDGRERIVIVQRIVRKRVGPPIARECLIDKSPPPPPREALIPVAQRERGAGRPTKRERRELDRLRRQWRTPPGLL, encoded by the coding sequence ATGGCCGATGAGGAGGGCTCGGTACGGGTCGACGTGTGGCTGTGGTCGGTCCGGTTGGTGAAGACCCGCTCTCAGGCGACCGCCGCCTGCCGTGCGGGCCACGTGCGGGTCAACGACGTGCGGGTCAAACCGGCCTCGCCGGTGCGGCCCGGCGACGAGGTGCGGCTGCGGCTGGACGGCCGGGAGCGGATCGTCATCGTGCAGCGCATCGTGCGCAAACGGGTCGGTCCCCCCATCGCCCGGGAATGCCTGATCGACAAGAGCCCTCCGCCGCCGCCCCGGGAGGCGCTGATCCCGGTCGCCCAGCGGGAGCGCGGCGCGGGCCGTCCCACCAAGCGCGAACGGCGGGAACTGGACCGCCTGCGCCGGCAGTGGCGGACCCCGCCGGGACTGCTGTGA
- a CDS encoding TetR/AcrR family transcriptional regulator: protein MAQKTDISTHALSDEPAWKQRAVERSTKAAKLRAEQRVERFLNAAQAIIAEKGTTDFTVQEVVDRSRQSLRSFYQHFDGKHELLLALFEDALRRVTQQIRAAAAGHSDPLEQLKAAVQLLFELSRPDPDAERPLFTDFSPQLLISHPAEVRIAHAPLLALFTELMERAAEAGRLRPALTPRRAAALVMQTVTFIAQTSGASGNDDSRPITAEEIWEFCSAGVTQG from the coding sequence ATGGCGCAGAAGACGGATATCTCCACGCACGCCCTGAGCGATGAGCCGGCTTGGAAGCAGCGCGCGGTCGAGCGCTCCACCAAGGCCGCCAAGCTCCGGGCCGAGCAGCGGGTGGAGCGGTTCTTGAACGCCGCCCAGGCGATCATCGCCGAGAAGGGCACCACCGATTTCACCGTGCAGGAGGTCGTGGACCGCTCCCGCCAGTCGCTGCGCAGCTTCTACCAGCACTTCGACGGCAAGCACGAACTGCTGCTGGCCCTGTTCGAGGACGCACTGCGCCGGGTGACCCAGCAGATCCGCGCCGCCGCGGCCGGCCACTCCGACCCGCTGGAGCAGCTCAAGGCCGCCGTCCAGCTGTTGTTCGAGCTGTCGCGCCCCGACCCGGACGCCGAGCGTCCGCTGTTCACCGACTTCTCCCCGCAGCTGCTGATCTCCCACCCGGCCGAGGTGCGGATCGCCCACGCGCCGCTGCTGGCGCTGTTCACCGAGCTGATGGAACGGGCCGCCGAGGCCGGCCGGCTGCGCCCGGCCCTCACCCCCCGCCGCGCCGCCGCCCTGGTGATGCAGACCGTGACCTTCATCGCCCAGACCAGCGGCGCCTCCGGCAACGACGACAGCCGTCCCATCACCGCCGAGGAGATCTGGGAGTTCTGTTCTGCGGGCGTCACCCAGGGCTGA